In one Methylocaldum szegediense genomic region, the following are encoded:
- a CDS encoding phospholipase D-like domain-containing anti-phage protein: protein MGIRRFSSRTHRLDTSFLLRHLKGARSYKRIAGYFTSSLFEVANELLESIPEVKIVCNVDIHPDDLKVAQLREAKMIGRWNDKAIEAEALLNRERYRRLDAFLTKHGQAVRVAPDSICGFVHGKAGVIELADGRKLGFIGSMNETRSGWQRHYEILWEDDSPDGIEWIEKEFEFIWNAARPLPEAVIREVRRRGYRREVLFDEIDDDDALAPAALIESPLYREGLSLQPWQRGFITECLRHYRNYGLVRLLLADEVGLGKTLSLGTAALALCLLSDKEHQARKPAVIFAPATLCEQWQTEMIDKLGVPCARWDTQRKVWLDHNERIISAAGREQIAKCPLRIGIVSTGLMMRDSLEKQYLLGLRYGLIILDEAHKARSRQGFGRDAGTPNELLAFMREVAARADHVLLGTATPIQTRSEDLWDLMGILHQGRGHFVLGNDFAKWHRPREVLPILSGEERVTEPAFAWELLRSPLPLVDSTQEPRARRLYSAIRQDLGLTNGEWQTNKPFSELTEETREILEDELYREVAGATFFQRENPFVRHIVLRKRASLEEAGLLTKVGVDVHPDRNLVREVHLFDALFEGQALRTAEDFREAYREARNFGKALAKRGKGGGFMKNLMEQRICSSIQAGLNTARMLLEGRTIHEEADDQEFDLALETGEERAVLERLIARLERIEHDPKLNAVIHYLEREKWLDYGVIIFSQYYDTAKWVADELAARYQGEAIGLYAGAGRSRLYQSGDSVHSERETLKRMVAEHEIRIMVATDAACEGLNLQTLGTLINIDLPWNPTRLEQRIGRIKRFGQVREKVDMLNLVNEQTVDEKVYERLSERMRDRYNLFGSLPDTIKDEWIEDIETLGEKMDEYINAQREATGFDLRYTTTMEPTEKDWRDCSEVLSRRDFVELMSAAWGDAR from the coding sequence TTGGGCATCCGGCGTTTCTCTTCGCGCACTCACCGGCTGGACACCAGCTTTCTGCTGCGGCACTTGAAGGGAGCGCGTAGTTACAAGCGCATCGCCGGTTATTTCACCAGCTCGCTGTTCGAAGTAGCCAACGAGCTACTGGAATCCATTCCGGAGGTGAAGATCGTCTGCAACGTCGATATTCATCCGGATGACCTCAAAGTCGCCCAATTACGCGAAGCCAAGATGATCGGGCGCTGGAATGACAAGGCGATCGAGGCTGAGGCACTGCTGAATCGCGAGCGCTATCGCCGCTTGGACGCGTTTCTGACCAAGCACGGCCAAGCGGTACGGGTCGCGCCGGACAGCATCTGCGGCTTCGTGCACGGCAAAGCCGGTGTCATCGAACTGGCCGACGGCCGTAAGCTCGGTTTCATCGGTTCCATGAACGAAACGCGCAGCGGCTGGCAGCGCCATTATGAGATTCTCTGGGAGGATGATTCACCCGATGGGATCGAGTGGATCGAAAAAGAATTCGAGTTCATCTGGAACGCCGCCCGGCCATTGCCGGAGGCCGTGATCCGTGAAGTTCGCCGGCGCGGTTACCGGCGGGAAGTGCTCTTCGACGAAATCGACGACGACGACGCTCTGGCGCCGGCGGCGCTGATCGAGTCTCCCCTTTATCGCGAAGGCTTATCGCTCCAGCCTTGGCAGCGGGGCTTCATCACCGAGTGCCTGCGGCACTACCGTAACTATGGGCTGGTCCGCCTTTTGCTGGCGGACGAAGTGGGCTTGGGCAAGACGCTTTCCCTTGGCACTGCCGCCCTGGCGTTGTGCTTACTCAGCGACAAGGAGCATCAAGCACGCAAGCCCGCGGTGATCTTCGCGCCGGCTACGTTGTGCGAGCAATGGCAGACCGAGATGATCGATAAACTGGGTGTTCCCTGCGCCCGCTGGGATACCCAACGCAAGGTCTGGCTGGATCATAACGAGCGAATTATCTCCGCCGCCGGACGAGAGCAGATCGCCAAATGCCCGTTGCGCATCGGCATCGTGTCCACCGGCCTGATGATGCGCGACTCCCTGGAGAAGCAGTATCTACTCGGTCTGCGTTATGGGTTGATCATTCTCGACGAGGCTCATAAGGCCCGTAGCCGGCAGGGCTTCGGCCGAGACGCCGGCACGCCCAACGAGTTGTTGGCCTTCATGCGCGAGGTGGCCGCGCGCGCCGATCATGTTTTGTTGGGCACCGCCACGCCCATTCAGACCCGCTCGGAGGATCTTTGGGATTTGATGGGTATCCTGCACCAGGGCAGGGGGCATTTCGTGCTGGGTAACGACTTTGCCAAGTGGCACCGTCCACGAGAGGTGCTGCCCATTTTGTCTGGCGAGGAGAGGGTTACCGAGCCGGCTTTCGCCTGGGAACTGTTGCGCTCTCCGTTGCCTTTGGTGGATTCCACCCAGGAGCCGCGCGCTCGGCGGTTATACAGCGCCATTCGCCAGGATCTCGGATTGACCAACGGGGAGTGGCAGACGAATAAACCTTTCAGCGAACTGACCGAGGAGACGCGGGAAATTCTTGAGGACGAGCTTTATCGCGAGGTCGCTGGCGCTACCTTTTTTCAGCGGGAAAATCCCTTCGTGCGCCATATCGTGCTACGCAAGCGAGCAAGCCTGGAAGAGGCCGGACTTCTGACCAAGGTTGGGGTCGATGTGCATCCCGACCGCAATCTGGTCAGAGAAGTCCATCTCTTCGATGCCCTATTCGAAGGTCAAGCTTTGCGCACCGCGGAAGATTTCCGCGAGGCTTATCGTGAAGCACGCAATTTCGGCAAGGCGCTGGCGAAACGCGGCAAGGGCGGCGGGTTCATGAAAAACCTGATGGAGCAGCGGATCTGCTCCAGTATCCAGGCCGGACTCAACACGGCGCGAATGCTGCTTGAAGGACGCACTATCCATGAGGAGGCCGACGATCAGGAGTTCGATCTTGCGCTGGAAACTGGCGAAGAACGCGCGGTGCTGGAGCGTTTGATCGCCCGGCTCGAGCGCATCGAACACGATCCGAAATTGAACGCGGTCATCCATTACCTCGAACGCGAGAAATGGTTGGACTACGGCGTCATCATTTTCAGCCAGTACTACGATACCGCCAAGTGGGTGGCGGACGAACTGGCCGCCCGTTATCAAGGCGAGGCGATAGGCCTATACGCCGGCGCCGGTCGCAGCCGTCTTTATCAAAGCGGCGACAGTGTCCATAGCGAGCGCGAGACCTTAAAGAGGATGGTCGCCGAGCATGAGATACGTATCATGGTGGCCACCGATGCCGCCTGCGAGGGCTTGAACCTACAAACGCTGGGCACGCTCATCAATATCGATCTCCCGTGGAACCCCACCCGCCTGGAGCAGCGCATCGGTCGGATCAAACGGTTTGGCCAGGTGCGCGAAAAAGTGGATATGCTCAATCTGGTCAACGAACAGACCGTGGATGAGAAGGTCTACGAGCGCTTATCAGAGAGGATGCGTGATCGCTACAACCTGTTTGGGTCCTTGCCGGATACCATCAAGGACGAGTGGATCGAGGACATCGAAACTCTGGGCGAGAAGATGGATGAATACATCAACGCCCAAAGAGAAGCTACCGGTTTCGACCTGCGTTATACGACGACGATGGAGCCGACGGAAAAGGATTGGCGGGACTGCTCCGAAGTACTTTCTCGCAGAGATTTCGTCGAACTCATGAGCGCGGCGTGGGGTGATGCCCGGTAG
- a CDS encoding anti-phage-associated DUF1156 domain-containing protein: MTKTTLKPFALKDAPALIEAVFPAQKVSFEAQKERKANLGQTLTGLGSYWKGRKPLILVRAIVLGCLLPQTGDAKKDLEIFEKLMAFDDEGLARRALSQNALRPADIAARIELNNPWSYFSHNVKRDDPMAEDVASWTFPLDCDEEGIAIRWRRDVSEDDKLFLYRKALSTFKTYEEKAALCKRPEEVDQNWLYAPIWPAVNRQYAHLGIEAWSHEELVEQLGILRYGHRPRVGDTFCGGGSIPFEAARLGCDVYASDLNPVACMLTWGALNIIGASPERRAEIEQAQREVAEVVDKEITELGIEHDEHGNRAKAYLYCLETRCPETGWMVPMSPSWVISKTRNVIAKLIPDHANKRFKIDVMSGVSAAEMKAAEKGTVQDGMLVYDLDGKTYRMPIKTLRGDYRDADGSTKNRLRRWEKLDFKPRPDDIFQERLYAIQWITKESLDKPRQETFFASVTEADLKREHEVESIVANNLAQWQAEGLVPDMEIEPGEKTDEPIRTRGWTYWHHLFNARQLLYFARLSEQIRTQCSMAEVLIYFGRSLDTSSRLTRWDSAPGQDRVANTFSNQALNTLMNWVARSYWHLAPQVTYQPSLVQGAPFIGKFSVASREASTVNESCEFWVTDPPYADAVNYHEITEYFIPWLRKNPPAPFDQWTWDSRRALAIKGSGDEFRRGMVNAYRAMAEHMPDDGLQCVMFTHQDTEVWSDMVGIFWAAGLQVVAAWYVATETTSELKKGGYVQGTVILILRKRPPGEHSGFKQRILPAVRAEVQSQIETMMHLNKEVKGKHGEPVFNDSDLQMAGYAAALKVLTAYTHIGGEDVTNFALRPRTRGEVTVVDEIVQQAAEAANSLLVPEGLSAETWAKLSGIQRFYLRMMDMETTGASKLDNYQNFAKAFRVQDYARVMASLTANKARLKRVTEFTSRDLTDSTEIGATWLGRLIIGIQQLLNEIEAQTVISQLQAEMPDFLDIRPLLIDVLAFIERKAPEMQVREAAEILGARLRNLRALGQ, from the coding sequence ATGACTAAAACGACTTTGAAGCCTTTTGCTTTGAAAGATGCTCCCGCCTTGATCGAGGCGGTTTTCCCCGCCCAAAAAGTTTCGTTTGAAGCGCAGAAAGAGCGTAAGGCTAACCTCGGTCAGACCCTAACAGGCTTGGGATCTTATTGGAAAGGTCGCAAGCCATTGATTCTCGTGCGCGCCATCGTGCTGGGCTGTCTGCTGCCGCAAACGGGCGATGCGAAAAAGGACCTGGAGATTTTCGAAAAGCTAATGGCGTTCGACGACGAAGGTCTCGCGCGCCGCGCCTTGAGTCAGAACGCGCTGCGGCCTGCGGACATCGCCGCTCGCATCGAGCTGAACAATCCGTGGAGCTATTTCAGCCACAACGTGAAGCGCGATGATCCCATGGCCGAGGACGTGGCGTCTTGGACTTTTCCGCTCGACTGCGACGAGGAGGGTATCGCCATTCGTTGGCGGCGCGATGTCAGCGAGGACGACAAACTGTTTCTCTACCGTAAGGCCCTGTCCACTTTCAAAACTTATGAGGAAAAGGCCGCTTTGTGCAAACGGCCGGAGGAGGTCGATCAGAACTGGCTTTATGCGCCCATCTGGCCCGCAGTCAACCGTCAATATGCGCATCTAGGCATTGAAGCCTGGTCCCACGAGGAGCTTGTTGAGCAGCTCGGCATTCTTCGCTACGGCCATCGCCCCCGAGTGGGCGATACCTTTTGTGGCGGTGGTTCCATTCCCTTCGAGGCGGCGCGGTTGGGCTGCGACGTGTATGCTTCCGACCTCAATCCCGTAGCCTGCATGCTTACCTGGGGAGCGCTCAACATTATCGGCGCTTCTCCCGAGCGCCGCGCCGAGATCGAACAGGCGCAACGCGAAGTGGCCGAGGTGGTGGACAAAGAAATTACCGAGCTTGGTATCGAGCACGACGAACATGGCAATCGTGCCAAGGCTTATCTCTATTGCCTGGAGACCCGGTGCCCCGAGACCGGCTGGATGGTGCCCATGTCGCCGTCTTGGGTGATCTCAAAGACCAGAAACGTGATCGCGAAACTCATACCGGACCATGCAAACAAGCGCTTCAAGATCGATGTAATGAGCGGTGTCTCCGCAGCGGAAATGAAGGCGGCGGAAAAAGGCACGGTACAGGATGGAATGCTTGTTTATGACCTCGATGGCAAAACCTACCGTATGCCCATCAAGACTTTGCGTGGCGACTACCGGGATGCCGACGGCAGTACGAAAAACCGCCTTCGCCGTTGGGAAAAGCTGGATTTCAAACCGAGGCCAGACGATATCTTTCAGGAAAGGCTCTATGCCATCCAATGGATTACCAAAGAGAGTCTTGATAAACCTCGGCAGGAGACGTTCTTTGCTTCGGTGACCGAGGCCGACTTGAAGCGGGAGCACGAAGTCGAGTCGATCGTAGCCAATAACCTGGCTCAGTGGCAGGCGGAAGGTTTAGTTCCGGACATGGAAATCGAGCCTGGCGAGAAAACAGATGAACCTATTCGTACACGGGGCTGGACCTATTGGCATCATTTGTTTAATGCCAGGCAACTATTGTACTTTGCCAGGCTATCAGAACAGATCAGGACTCAATGCTCCATGGCAGAAGTTCTGATCTACTTTGGTAGAAGCTTGGATACAAGCTCGCGACTGACGCGCTGGGATTCCGCGCCTGGACAAGATCGAGTGGCTAACACGTTCTCGAATCAAGCCTTGAATACTCTAATGAACTGGGTCGCCCGGTCCTACTGGCATCTAGCGCCGCAGGTGACATATCAACCATCGCTTGTCCAAGGCGCGCCATTTATAGGAAAGTTCTCTGTGGCCTCTCGTGAGGCGTCGACCGTTAATGAATCGTGCGAATTCTGGGTTACCGACCCTCCTTACGCCGATGCGGTGAACTATCACGAGATTACTGAGTACTTCATCCCGTGGTTGCGTAAAAACCCACCGGCCCCTTTCGATCAATGGACCTGGGACTCCCGCCGCGCTTTGGCGATCAAGGGTAGCGGAGACGAATTCCGGCGCGGCATGGTGAACGCTTACCGTGCGATGGCCGAGCACATGCCGGACGATGGGCTGCAGTGCGTGATGTTTACCCACCAGGATACCGAGGTCTGGTCGGACATGGTGGGTATCTTCTGGGCGGCTGGCCTGCAGGTTGTAGCGGCGTGGTATGTCGCGACGGAGACTACCTCGGAGCTGAAAAAAGGCGGCTATGTGCAAGGCACCGTGATCCTGATACTCAGAAAGCGGCCTCCCGGCGAGCATTCAGGTTTCAAGCAGCGCATCCTGCCCGCGGTCAGAGCCGAGGTACAGAGCCAGATCGAAACCATGATGCACCTCAACAAGGAAGTGAAGGGCAAGCACGGGGAACCGGTGTTCAATGATTCCGACTTGCAGATGGCGGGCTACGCGGCGGCGCTGAAGGTGCTCACCGCCTATACGCACATCGGCGGCGAGGATGTCACTAATTTTGCCTTGCGCCCCCGTACGCGTGGGGAGGTTACCGTGGTGGACGAGATCGTCCAACAGGCGGCCGAGGCGGCCAACAGCCTGTTGGTGCCGGAGGGCTTGAGCGCGGAGACCTGGGCCAAGCTCAGCGGCATCCAGCGCTTCTATCTGCGCATGATGGACATGGAAACGACCGGAGCCTCCAAGCTGGACAACTACCAGAATTTCGCCAAGGCTTTTCGGGTGCAGGACTATGCCCGGGTGATGGCGAGCCTTACGGCCAACAAGGCGCGCCTCAAGCGCGTTACCGAATTCACGTCACGCGATCTGACCGACAGTACCGAGATCGGCGCTACCTGGCTGGGCCGCTTGATCATCGGGATACAACAACTGCTGAATGAAATCGAGGCCCAGACGGTGATCAGCCAATTGCAGGCGGAAATGCCGGATTTTCTGGACATCCGTCCGCTGCTGATCGACGTTCTGGCCTTCATCGAGCGCAAGGCACCGGAAATGCAGGTTCGTGAAGCGGCTGAAATCCTCGGCGCCCGACTGCGCAATCTGCGGGCACTGGGGCAATAG
- a CDS encoding anti-phage-associated DUF3780 domain-containing protein, with protein MTKAQPTRKAAKNTAPSARPTLGFGVPATSDPHHFKVIIPKTNTGRVLISEYLGLQAASESQAVIDRVLLDRSRWTAIRGEVQRAFNARLKAHDLNTSAWKVGENRVDRLLGKELCVLAWAVEHMDMDKIPVAIRNWLALRPEERWWLFGMTAMSTGSVADGNKGWRLALRHALGDVAQSELLQPRARRERETKDSDRPTLDLFADDDN; from the coding sequence ATGACCAAGGCGCAGCCAACGCGTAAGGCCGCCAAGAACACAGCCCCCTCGGCTCGCCCAACCCTTGGATTCGGCGTGCCCGCCACGAGCGACCCGCACCACTTCAAGGTCATCATTCCCAAGACCAATACCGGGCGTGTACTGATCAGCGAATACCTCGGACTGCAGGCCGCGAGCGAGAGCCAAGCGGTCATCGACCGGGTATTGCTGGATCGTTCCCGCTGGACCGCGATACGAGGCGAGGTTCAACGCGCTTTCAATGCCCGGCTCAAGGCCCACGATCTGAATACGTCCGCCTGGAAAGTCGGCGAGAACCGGGTGGATCGACTGCTCGGCAAGGAACTCTGCGTACTGGCCTGGGCCGTCGAGCATATGGACATGGACAAGATTCCCGTGGCGATTCGCAACTGGCTTGCACTACGCCCGGAGGAGCGTTGGTGGCTGTTCGGGATGACCGCCATGAGCACCGGTAGCGTCGCGGATGGCAACAAGGGCTGGCGGCTCGCCCTGCGCCATGCGCTGGGTGACGTCGCCCAAAGCGAACTATTGCAGCCTCGGGCCCGACGAGAGCGTGAAACGAAGGACAGCGATCGCCCGACCCTGGATTTGTTTGCTGATGACGATAACTGA
- a CDS encoding anti-phage-associated DUF499 domain-containing protein codes for MIKTVKQACRFNPVIQDYRMSQGIENLADLINDAGDGREFFLRNYVTHGMEQLFREGMLRLSGKSDQAVFELTQAMGGGKTHMMIALGLLARHPHLRQDVLAPELNERIDFGSARIAAFNGRNNPDNYIWGEIASQLGEDEAIKPYWVNGPKAVDQRKWKEIIGDRPTLILLDELPPYLDNASTQVFGQGTLANMVVYSLSTLMSAALELPRCCIVIANLSGSYTAQTKALREAISNLQQETRRQAMTITPVQLASNEIYEILKKRLIDELPDERVIAEVAEEYAQQVKKAEDAGYIIAASLEQIAEQVRETYPFHPSFKHLVALFKENEGFRQTRGLMQFTARLLKSVAQRELDDVFLIGTQHLDLNDEQVKDEIERIAPKLMPAVAHDIADNGHAIAEVIDDDLGGDAARQVMTLLLASSLSRAVGGRIGLSESELIEYLAAPNRKPDEFLEAIQRLREQAWYLHREEQRFFIKETENLSRQIERNAKEIPQPKIDQAFINRLTGILQPERRNAYQDVQVLPRLEELRLSGPRVLIVIRPDGRVPPSELNHFFEFQQEKNNLLVLTGQDSHLADAVEDRLREFYAIEQIYGRLKPGDTLFEEARDRLEEAKDRFNKALSAAYNRLYFPGIDEMDGRETLVSVTIDNGLRIGRGDQSAEAQIEALLASPRANYKLAMDLQDDFAQYFALAEAELWPSGKDNRRTPWKDVVGRAKTNPAWPWMPGSGGLDTLKAEALKQGRWRLGEDGYIEKGPFPKEKTSVNISLQSTHPETGESILSLTPRHAGDSPVIHYSTKPDVSEEDPQVEDPENFRTTEATLYFWVKDPSGRYESGPARRWVADLKIRHQVDPLADKRRVTLQCTPRGELFYTLDGSNPKNGIPYEGPFEIGSQAVRLLVYACAGEASKTADFQIPASGDKTVQIIDTQPARLNSKRVALDTTDRVYGVINRFRDRPGTRFKGVRIEIGEGENTVTVRFQEREVTAAMIEGVIDSLRQVLNETQAPVAITIADGIQFETGFDVKEFAKLVGIELRPGDVIQE; via the coding sequence ATGATCAAGACGGTTAAGCAGGCCTGCCGTTTCAATCCTGTCATCCAGGATTATCGAATGAGTCAGGGCATCGAAAACCTGGCAGACCTGATTAACGATGCAGGGGACGGTCGAGAGTTTTTTCTCAGGAACTACGTTACCCATGGCATGGAGCAGCTTTTCCGTGAGGGGATGTTGCGGCTTTCCGGTAAGTCCGATCAGGCGGTGTTTGAGCTTACTCAAGCCATGGGTGGCGGTAAGACCCACATGATGATCGCTTTGGGTTTGCTGGCGCGCCACCCACATCTACGCCAAGACGTACTTGCGCCGGAGCTGAACGAACGCATTGATTTTGGTAGCGCACGCATCGCCGCATTCAATGGCCGTAACAACCCGGACAACTACATCTGGGGCGAGATCGCCAGCCAATTGGGTGAGGACGAAGCCATAAAGCCCTATTGGGTCAACGGTCCCAAAGCGGTGGATCAACGCAAATGGAAAGAGATCATCGGCGATAGGCCAACCTTGATCTTGCTTGATGAGCTGCCGCCTTACCTCGATAACGCGAGCACCCAGGTTTTTGGCCAGGGTACTTTGGCGAACATGGTGGTCTACAGTCTCAGCACGTTGATGAGCGCGGCCCTCGAGTTACCCAGGTGCTGTATCGTCATAGCCAATCTCTCGGGCAGTTACACGGCTCAAACCAAGGCGCTGAGGGAAGCCATTTCCAACCTTCAGCAGGAGACCCGTCGCCAGGCCATGACCATTACTCCGGTCCAATTGGCGAGTAATGAAATTTACGAAATCCTCAAGAAACGGTTGATCGATGAGCTTCCGGATGAGCGCGTGATTGCCGAAGTCGCCGAAGAATATGCGCAGCAGGTCAAGAAGGCTGAAGATGCCGGCTACATTATCGCGGCAAGTCTTGAACAAATCGCGGAGCAGGTACGGGAGACCTATCCGTTTCATCCATCTTTCAAACACCTGGTTGCGCTATTCAAGGAAAACGAAGGTTTCCGCCAGACACGGGGACTCATGCAGTTTACCGCTCGCCTTCTGAAAAGCGTTGCGCAGCGAGAACTCGACGATGTGTTCCTGATCGGCACTCAACATCTCGATCTGAATGACGAACAAGTCAAGGACGAAATCGAACGCATCGCTCCTAAACTGATGCCGGCGGTCGCCCATGATATTGCGGACAACGGCCACGCCATTGCCGAGGTAATCGACGATGATTTGGGAGGTGACGCCGCCCGCCAAGTGATGACCTTGCTTCTGGCTTCCTCGCTTTCCCGGGCTGTGGGCGGCCGCATCGGTCTGTCCGAGAGTGAGCTTATCGAATACTTGGCGGCGCCCAACCGTAAGCCGGACGAGTTTCTCGAGGCGATACAACGTCTGCGCGAACAGGCCTGGTATCTGCACCGCGAGGAACAACGTTTCTTCATCAAAGAAACTGAAAACCTGTCTCGGCAGATCGAGCGCAATGCCAAGGAAATACCGCAACCCAAGATCGATCAGGCTTTCATCAACCGATTGACCGGCATCCTGCAACCGGAGCGCAGAAATGCCTACCAGGACGTTCAAGTTCTACCCCGCCTTGAAGAGCTCAGGCTCAGCGGTCCCCGCGTGCTCATTGTGATCCGGCCGGATGGCCGCGTGCCTCCGAGTGAGCTCAATCATTTCTTCGAGTTCCAGCAGGAAAAGAACAATCTGCTGGTATTGACGGGACAGGACAGCCACTTGGCCGATGCGGTCGAAGATCGGCTGCGTGAGTTTTACGCCATCGAACAGATCTATGGACGGCTCAAACCCGGCGACACCCTGTTCGAGGAAGCGCGAGACCGGTTGGAAGAGGCTAAGGATCGCTTCAACAAGGCCTTGTCCGCTGCCTATAACCGTCTTTATTTCCCCGGCATCGACGAGATGGATGGCCGGGAAACCCTAGTTAGCGTCACTATCGATAACGGGCTGCGCATAGGCCGCGGCGATCAGTCCGCCGAGGCGCAAATCGAGGCGCTGCTGGCAAGCCCCCGCGCCAACTACAAGCTGGCGATGGACTTGCAGGACGATTTCGCCCAGTACTTTGCCTTGGCCGAAGCCGAACTTTGGCCTTCCGGCAAGGACAACCGCCGCACCCCTTGGAAGGATGTGGTCGGTCGCGCCAAGACCAATCCGGCTTGGCCCTGGATGCCGGGCAGCGGCGGGTTGGACACCCTCAAGGCGGAGGCGCTCAAACAAGGACGCTGGCGCTTGGGAGAAGACGGTTACATCGAAAAAGGCCCTTTTCCGAAGGAAAAAACCAGCGTCAATATTTCTTTGCAGAGTACCCATCCCGAAACAGGAGAGTCCATTCTGAGCCTGACGCCGCGTCACGCAGGCGATAGCCCGGTGATCCACTATTCGACCAAGCCGGATGTGTCGGAGGAAGATCCGCAAGTGGAAGACCCCGAAAACTTCCGGACTACCGAGGCTACTCTCTACTTCTGGGTCAAAGACCCAAGCGGCCGGTATGAGTCAGGGCCCGCGCGTCGCTGGGTAGCCGATCTCAAGATTCGCCACCAGGTCGATCCGTTGGCCGACAAGCGCCGGGTGACGTTGCAATGTACCCCGAGGGGCGAGTTGTTTTATACCCTGGACGGATCCAATCCGAAGAACGGAATCCCTTACGAAGGACCTTTCGAGATCGGTTCGCAGGCCGTGCGCTTATTGGTTTACGCCTGTGCCGGAGAAGCCAGCAAGACCGCCGATTTCCAGATCCCGGCCAGCGGCGACAAGACCGTCCAGATCATCGATACGCAACCGGCCCGGCTCAACAGCAAGCGGGTCGCCTTAGATACCACCGATCGGGTTTATGGCGTGATCAACCGTTTCCGCGATCGGCCCGGCACGCGCTTCAAGGGCGTGCGTATCGAGATCGGCGAGGGCGAAAACACGGTCACCGTCCGATTTCAGGAACGCGAAGTGACGGCAGCCATGATCGAAGGCGTTATCGATAGCCTGCGCCAAGTGCTCAACGAAACTCAAGCACCGGTGGCTATAACCATTGCCGACGGTATCCAGTTCGAAACCGGTTTCGATGTCAAGGAGTTTGCCAAGCTTGTGGGTATTGAATTGCGCCCTGGAGACGTGATTCAGGAGTAG
- a CDS encoding tyrosine-type recombinase/integrase: MLSKTFERKTDAQTWAAEIEGQIGKGTFVNPTFAERTTLNELLDRFEAEILPSLRGQKAEKTRIKHLRRELGKHTLVELTPCRLAEFRQERLKALSPQSVKHELGLLNRVLKLAHGEWGIHLPGGVPTVKAPRLPRGRERRLEAGELERLLEALAVSPTAQTMVQFALETAMRRGELCAMRWEDVDMRRGVLHIPQTKTMVPRTIPLTSKAVAILKRLPRNLTGKVWNMTPDGLTHAFVKACRRAGIEDLHLHDLRHEATSRLIEKGLSTMEVSAITGHQSLDMLKRYAHLRPEDIREKLG, from the coding sequence ATGCTCTCCAAAACCTTCGAGAGAAAGACAGACGCTCAGACGTGGGCGGCCGAAATCGAGGGACAAATCGGCAAAGGTACCTTTGTAAATCCTACATTCGCCGAGCGCACGACACTCAATGAGCTTTTGGACCGATTCGAAGCGGAGATACTACCTTCGCTTCGCGGGCAGAAGGCCGAAAAAACCCGGATCAAACATCTACGGCGTGAACTTGGCAAGCATACCTTGGTGGAACTCACACCTTGCCGTTTAGCGGAATTCCGACAAGAACGCTTGAAAGCTCTTAGTCCGCAATCGGTCAAGCACGAATTGGGTTTGTTGAATCGCGTCTTAAAGTTGGCCCACGGCGAATGGGGAATCCATTTGCCGGGAGGCGTTCCGACAGTAAAGGCTCCGCGACTGCCGCGAGGGCGGGAACGGCGCTTAGAAGCCGGTGAGTTGGAGCGGTTGCTTGAAGCGTTGGCAGTGTCGCCGACGGCACAGACAATGGTTCAGTTTGCACTTGAAACAGCGATGCGGCGGGGTGAGCTGTGTGCAATGCGCTGGGAGGATGTTGATATGCGCCGAGGGGTGCTTCACATTCCTCAGACGAAGACCATGGTACCGCGAACAATTCCGCTGACGAGCAAGGCTGTCGCGATTTTAAAGAGATTACCGCGAAATCTCACCGGGAAAGTCTGGAACATGACGCCTGACGGTCTTACCCATGCGTTTGTTAAGGCGTGCCGTCGAGCGGGTATTGAGGACTTGCACCTTCACGACCTTAGACACGAAGCGACAAGCCGACTGATTGAGAAAGGATTGAGTACCATGGAGGTATCCGCGATTACCGGGCACCAGAGTCTGGACATGCTGAAACGCTACGCGCACTTAAGACCGGAGGACATCCGGGAGAAGTTGGGGTAA
- a CDS encoding helix-turn-helix transcriptional regulator produces the protein MNRDDSIIFRKRPLAQHLGVSISTLDRLRATDPTFPQEFRLGKRAIGFLRADVERWLASKRTS, from the coding sequence ATGAATAGGGACGATTCGATCATATTCCGCAAAAGGCCGTTAGCGCAACACCTTGGAGTATCGATTTCGACGCTCGACCGGCTGCGTGCTACCGATCCTACCTTCCCCCAAGAATTTCGCTTAGGAAAGCGTGCAATCGGCTTTCTTCGAGCCGATGTTGAGCGGTGGCTGGCGTCTAAACGGACTAGCTAG